A window of Scophthalmus maximus strain ysfricsl-2021 chromosome 10, ASM2237912v1, whole genome shotgun sequence contains these coding sequences:
- the si:dkey-103j14.5 gene encoding isoaspartyl peptidase/L-asparaginase: protein MCQVSADEAENNTQISQNHVSMAEVLSEEDRERKSKMSAVVVVHGGAWAIPDELAEASVSGVKAAACEGFSALKRGGNAVDAVEAAVRALEDNTVFNAGHGAALNANGEVELDAIIMDGSTLASGAVSCVKNIANPVSLARAVMEKTAHIMLTGRGANMFAESVGVATVPTETLVTEYERKEWEKRKHYVAGVMEDFNSQWAHDTVGAVAVDCAGNVACATSTGGIRNKMVGRVGDSPIIGSGGYADNFSGAVSCTGHGESILKVTLARLILSHIEQGKPVAEASQASLRYMGDRVRGAGGAIAVSPSGQWAATFTTERMAWAAVEDDVLWYGLDPNMRLKEQLSK from the exons ATGTGTCAAGTCAGCGCCGATGAGGCCGAAAACAACACTCAAATCTCCCAAAACCACGTGAGCATGGCGGAGGTGTTGTCCGAAGAAGATCGGGAGAG gaAATCAAAGATGTCCGCAGTTGTAGTGGTGCACGGTGGGGCGTGGGCCATACCTGATGAGCTGGCCGAGGCCTCCGTTAGTGGAGTGAAGGCTGCGGCGTGTGAAGGGTTCTCTGCGCTGAAGCGAGGAGGAAACGCCGTGGATGCTGTTGAAGCGGCTGTGAGAGCTTTGGAGGACAACACCGTGTTTAATGCAG GCCATGGAGCAGCACTAAACGCCAATGGAGAAGTGGAGCTGGATGCCATCATCATGGACGGAAGCACACTGGCCAGCGGGGCCGTGTCTTGTGTGAAGAACATCGCCAACCCGGTGTCACTGGCCCGTGCAGTGATGGAGAAG ACTGCCCACATCATGTTGACAGGCAGAGGCGCGAACATGTTTGCTGAGAGCGTCGGTGTGGCCACAGTCCCCACTGAGACACTGGTGACGGAGTACGAGAGGAAAGAATGGGAGAAACGCAAGCATTATGTTGCAGGGGTGATGGAAGATTTCAACTCTCAGTG GGCCCATGATACTGTCGGGGCGGTTGCTGTGGACTGTGCTGGCAATGTTGCGTGTGCAACATCAACTGGTGGGATCAGAAATAAAATGGTCGGCAGAGTAGGAGACTCTCCGATTATTG GCTCCGGAGGATATGCCGACAACTTCAGCGGTGCGGTGTCTTGTACCGGTCATGGAGAGTCCATTCTCAAAGTCACGTTGGCCAGACTCATTCTTTCACATATTGAACAAG GTAAACCAGTGGCAGAAGCCTCACAGGCGTCTCTGCGGTACATGGGAGACCGTGTTCGAGGTGCAGGAGGAGCGATCGCAGTTTCTCCGTCAGGGCAGTGGGCAGCCACTTTCACCACAGAGCGGATGGCCTGGGCAGCTGTGGAGGACGATGTTCTGTGGTATGGATTGGACCCAAATATGAGATTAAAAGAGCAGTTGTCCAAGTAA